The following coding sequences are from one Sardina pilchardus chromosome 16, fSarPil1.1, whole genome shotgun sequence window:
- the LOC134060396 gene encoding alveolar macrophage chemotactic factor-like: protein MNATLSFFLLVALAVLGIESATIKPRCRCIQNAPEDTCAKIKAKMVKRIERFPAGPFCKKEEVIIHFQKGKTLCVDPAAKSLEKLERSIQPRSAANISTTSTPETTTADN, encoded by the exons ATGAATGCGACATTGTCATTTTTTCTCCTTGTCGCCTTAGCGGTCCTGGGAATAGAATCCG CTACCATAAAACCCCGTTGCCGATGTATTCAAAATGCGCCAGAGGATACATGCGCTAAGATTAAGGCAAAGATGGTCAAGAGGATTGAGCGTTTCCCAGCTGGACCCTTCTGCAAGAAAGAAGAAGTCAT CATTCATTTCCAAAAAGGAAAAACGCTGTGTGTTGATCCTGCAGCAAAATCACTGGAaaaactggaaagaag CATCCAGCCGAGGTCAGCTGCCAACATCAGCACCACTAGTACCCCGGAGACCACGACTGCAGACAACTGA